Within Massilia endophytica, the genomic segment GGGAACCATCGCGAACTCGCCGTCGCGCGTGACTTATACCACTGAGGAACTGCCTGCGCCCACGGTGACCTATGTGCCGCAGCCGGTGTATGTACCGGCGCCCGTGTATGCGCCCGCGCCTGCCTACTACTATCCGCCGGTATCGATCGGCTTCGATTTCATCTTCAGCAACCACCATGGCCGCGGCTGGGGCCACCGCCGCTGGCGCTGATCAGTGCAGCAGGAAGAAGGTGGCGTTGGTCAGCATTTCGTTCGAGCACAGCAGGTAAGTCGAGGTGCCGACCAGCCCCAGCAGGGCGGAGCTGAAATACAGGGGAATGTGCCGTAACATGATGTGCTCCTTATGGATGGATGCTTTTCGTATGGCTCCATCTTAAAGAAGGCTTAAGTCACAGTCATGGGCAAAATGTTCGTGAAATTGTAGGATAATTGCTCGCCGAAAAGCGCAGGTCGTCCGACCTGCGCTTTTTTATTTCTTGCCCCAGGTAATGGACGGGCTTTCAGGCGCCGTATCCATGGCGTTCGAGCGCTCCAGCCAGGCCATGAGCTTCTCCGGCTGGCGCACCATGATGCCGTTGCCGTCGATGACCCCCACCTGTTCCAGCAGCTTCGCATCCATCTTTGGCGATTTCGAGACCGTGGGCGCATTCGTGACCATGCGGTCATAGGCCTTGCGCACCTTGTTTTCCCACTTGTGCAGGCTGGTCTCGTCGAAGCGGTTGGCTTCGAAATACACCGTCAGCGAGCCATCCGGATTGCCAAAGCCGACAATGCCCGCGCCCTTGCGGATGGTCGTCGATCCTTCCAGGTCGAACTCGGCGGTGGGAACGAAGACTCCCGCCATGCCGTCCACATCCGGGCGTCCGATCGGAGTTTCTTTGGCGAAGGTGCTGAATTCGAAGGTAGCCATGGTGCGTGGAGAGAAAACGACCTGGGTATTTTATCCCTAAAAAGATGTCGCGCGGTAAGCGTTCGCGTGCGGAAAACGCCACATTTCAGCTCAGCCACCGTGTCTTGACGATTAGTACATCAGCCCGCTGCCCTTTTGCATATCCTGTTTTGGCGCTGGGCACTTCTTTTAAACAACAACGATAGGGAAGACGATTATGAAAACGCTGATGGTGAAATGTGCAATGGTTGCCGCTTCGCTGGTGATGGCTGCAAGCGCTTATGCAGGAATCGGAACTTCGTCCGCAAACGACGCGCATCTCGACGGCAGCCCCGCCGATGACTTCGCCTATATGGACGGCTGGAATCCCCAGGCAGGGCCGAACGGGGACACGAGCGGCTTCGCCTCCGCCTTCAGCGGCTCCGGCGTTGGCTCATGGACGCTGCTGGGCAAAATGCCCGCCAGCCCGACCACCTGGATGTCCACCCTGAAATTCACCTACAGCGGCACGGGCAACACGGGCCTGTGGACGGTGGAAAACCTGACCACCAATATCATCACCCTCGACCTGGTCATGGCGATCCACGCCGGCAACCAGGGCGGCGCCTGGCTGTTCGACGACCAGACCATCCTGCCGGGCCAGACCCTGAACGGCGACTGGACCATCAACTGGCTGGTGGGCGCCAAGCAGCAGAACCACCCCGACTTCTCGAACATGACCCTGTTCGGCCGCGACATGATCATCACCCAGGTCCCCGAGCCTGAAACCTACGCGATGCTGCTGGCAGGCCTCGCCGGACTGGGCTTCATGGCCCGCCGCAAGGGCCGCGCAACCTGAGCCGATCTGCCAGAAACTGGCGCAATCCGCTTATGAAAACCGGCGTTGCAGCCAGCTGCAGCGCCTGTTTTCTTATGCGGCTCCCGGATCAGTTCCTCCGCCGTCCGCGCATCAGCAGGACGCCGAGGCCCAAGCCCAGCATCGACAGCGTTGCGGGCTCCGGTACTGCGCTCACCCCAAGCCTCGTCTGCGGCGTCCAATACCATTCCCGGCGCTGGCTTGACAGGTAATACCTGCCGTTGGATTCCCACTCGATATACCAGGGAAACATGTCATCGTGTTGAACACGTTCTACGTTGAAGCTCAGCTCCCCGTCCTGGGTGAAGCTGAACTGCTTGATTTCGCATGTCAGTGACCAGCCATCGCAGCCGGTGAAGTTGTAAAAGCCTCCCAGCCTGAAATCGGTCAATTCACCCGCTTCGATGACGCCGTTATGATTCACGTCTTCGCCGGTAAAACTTCCAGATAGCGATGCGCCGCCGTTGAATACCCTGTCCGGCCCGGTCTCAAAACCCAGATAGGTGAACCGGCGTGTTTCGGCATGAGCCATTCCTGCGGTGAGGAAGGCGGACGCGAGGCATATACTGATGAGCTTACGCATGGCGACTCCGATAAGATTGATGAGGGATATCGATCTTAACAAGAGGCCGGGCGCGCACAGTACCATTTATCGGACGCTTCCATTCTGCTAGCCGATGCGGCATGCGCGCGCCGCCTGAAATGCAAAAAGCCCGGTGCGGAGACCGGGCTTTCTGCTTGAATTCTTTGGGGTGGCTGATGGGGCTCGAACCCACGACAACAGGAATCACAATCCTGGACTCTACCAACTGAGCTACAGCCACCACTGACTGCTTTCCTGCCCCGTGTTCCAAGGCAGGAGCCGCATTATACAAGGTCGGTTGGCAACTGGCAAATCTAAATTGCGGGAATCTCAACTGCCATGACCGCCGGAGCCAGGCCGAGGAGGGCCTTGAAAGCGGCGGACAGGGCGGGCGCGTCTCCGCTGGTGAACACGTCGAGTGCGGAGGTTCCGGACGGCCGCAGCAGACCCGCGCCCTC encodes:
- a CDS encoding PEP-CTERM sorting domain-containing protein, giving the protein MKTLMVKCAMVAASLVMAASAYAGIGTSSANDAHLDGSPADDFAYMDGWNPQAGPNGDTSGFASAFSGSGVGSWTLLGKMPASPTTWMSTLKFTYSGTGNTGLWTVENLTTNIITLDLVMAIHAGNQGGAWLFDDQTILPGQTLNGDWTINWLVGAKQQNHPDFSNMTLFGRDMIITQVPEPETYAMLLAGLAGLGFMARRKGRAT
- a CDS encoding PEP-CTERM sorting domain-containing protein — its product is MRKLISICLASAFLTAGMAHAETRRFTYLGFETGPDRVFNGGASLSGSFTGEDVNHNGVIEAGELTDFRLGGFYNFTGCDGWSLTCEIKQFSFTQDGELSFNVERVQHDDMFPWYIEWESNGRYYLSSQRREWYWTPQTRLGVSAVPEPATLSMLGLGLGVLLMRGRRRN